The DNA sequence CACCTACGTATTACCGCGGCGTAGTTAGCCGTGGCTTCCTCTGTGGGTACCGTCATTATCGTCCCCACTGACAGTGCTTTACATCCCGAAAGACTTCATCGCACACACGGCGTCGCTCCATCAGGCTTTCGCCCATTGTGGAAAATTCCTCACTGCTGCCTCCCGTAGGAGTATGGACCGTATCTCAGTTCCATTGTGACTGGTCGTCCTCTCAGACCAGCTACCCGTCATAGCCTTGGTAAGCCGTTACCCTACCAACTAGCTGATAGGCCGCAAGCCCATCTCAAAGCCCCTTGCGGGATTTAGTTGAAAAAACATGCGTCTCTTCAACACTATCCGGAATTAGCCCGTCTTTCGACAGGTTATGCCGGTCTTTAAGGTAGGTTACTTACGTGTTACTCACCCGTTCGCCACTATTCTCCATCGCCCTTGCGGACTACGGAGAACCGTTTGACTTGCATGTGTTAGGCACGCCGCCAGCGTTCATCCTGAGCCAAGATCAAACTCTCAATAAGTTTGTCTAGCTCTAAAAAACTAATAAAATAAAAATTAACAAGAACACTCGCTCCAAACATTTACCTATTTAGTTATCAAAGATCTTTAAAGACAAAAAAAACATAAAAACCCGAAACTCTTGTTTTCTTGAGTCTCAAGGCTTTTACTCTTCAAGTTATCAGCGGGAAACTATCCCCTATGAGTGGATTAATTCTATAGGGAAAAGATAACCTTGTCAAGCGCTTTTATAATTTTCTTGGAAATGTTATCATTTTCCCATGGGATCAAGGTCTCAAGCAATTCTCAACGGGATAAAAACCACGAAAAAGATCGCAAACGCATACTTATTTACGAACAGCGACAATGCGTCAAAACTCAATGCGGCGATAGATTTCGCGAGATCGCTCAATTGCTCGTCAATTAAAATCGATGCTCCTTGCGGTGTTTGCACAAGCTGTAGAAAAGCAGTTAAAAATATCAATCCCGACATCATACTTATCGAAAAAGATAAAACAAGCATCAAGATCGATCAAGTCAGGAAATTAAAAGAAATAACAAGATACGGGCCATCCGAAAATCCTTGGCAAATTGTTATTATTAATGAAGTGGACACGATGACACAAGGCTCCGCAAATAGTTTCCTGAAGATACTCGAAGAACCACCGGCGAATGTTGTTTTTATTTTGATCGCCGAACGCGAAGGCACGCTTCCGATGACGATACTTTCAAGATGCCAAAAAATTATTTTTGAAGAACAACAGGTCGCTGAACCAAACGATGAAGCAAAAAAATCATTCTCGAAGATCACCGCGAAGCCTTTCGATTATATAGAAGTTTCCCAAATATTATCGGATTCAAAAGAACCAAAAGAATTATTAAAACAATTCTTTGCATTATTTGCGATCTCAAAAAAAGCGAAAGAAGCAAGAATAGTCCTTGAAACGATAAAAGGATTGGAAAGAAAAGTTAATCCAAAACTGGCACTAGACCTACTTTGTTTGAAATTATGGAAAAAAAATAACAACTTACCAAGTTAGGAACCACGAGGAAACCGCGACGCTTGTCCCGATTCCCACATCGGGATTTAGTCGCTGGTTTCCGAGGCTGAGATTTTCTCACTATTCTCCTTTTTGAAATACCCGCAATAAAATGATATAATCCATAAATAATATGGAAAACAAATTGGCGGTCAAATTAAGGAAATTTAACAGGATCTGCCCTATTACCGGCTACAAAGAAGAATCTATCAAAGTCGGATCGTCCCTTATAGTCCTGACCGACCGTGGAGAAGAGTTTGGAACAATAGTTTCTTATGTAAAAGAACCTCCTAAAACAAATTCGGACGTAAGGCTAAAAAAAGTCTTGAGATATGCGACTGAAAATGACCTTAGGACCGTCGACGGCCTCCCTGAAAAAGAAGACAAGGCCGTAGATATCGCGCAAGCCAAGGCTAAAGAATTCGAAATGCCGATAAAAATAATCGGCGTCGAATATTTGTTCGATACAAGCAAAATAAATGTCTATTACAAACAGGGAAAAGACAACAAGACACCTGACTTGAAGGCCTACAGGAAAGACCTCTCCTCAACACTTAAGGCGGAGATCACTATGAGAGCTGTTACACCAAGGGATGAAGCCCGCTTCGTTGGAGGGCTTGGGCCATGCGGGAGATCGCTTTGCTGCGTTTCATGGCTACAAAAGCCGAAGCACGTAACAGTTAAAATGGTCAAAGACCAAGGTTTGCAGATATCGCCTACAAAAACTTCCGGCGTTTGCGGAAGGCTTATGTGCTGTTTTAG is a window from the Candidatus Saganbacteria bacterium genome containing:
- a CDS encoding AAA family ATPase yields the protein MGSRSQAILNGIKTTKKIANAYLFTNSDNASKLNAAIDFARSLNCSSIKIDAPCGVCTSCRKAVKNINPDIILIEKDKTSIKIDQVRKLKEITRYGPSENPWQIVIINEVDTMTQGSANSFLKILEEPPANVVFILIAEREGTLPMTILSRCQKIIFEEQQVAEPNDEAKKSFSKITAKPFDYIEVSQILSDSKEPKELLKQFFALFAISKKAKEARIVLETIKGLERKVNPKLALDLLCLKLWKKNNNLPS